A window from Desulfobaccales bacterium encodes these proteins:
- the bcp gene encoding thioredoxin-dependent thiol peroxidase — translation MARLNPGDAAPRFQLPDQHDQTVSLADFHGRKLLVYFYPKAGTPGCTRQACSIRDAREALAGLGLAVVGISPDQPAKQKKFDDKYGLAFPLLADPDHRVAEAYGVWGEKTMYGKKSMGIIRSSFLINAEGKIVQAWYGVKPEDTVPKAQKALAGK, via the coding sequence ATGGCGAGACTTAATCCGGGCGATGCGGCCCCAAGGTTCCAATTGCCCGACCAACATGACCAGACGGTCAGCCTGGCGGATTTTCACGGCCGGAAGCTCCTGGTCTACTTTTACCCCAAGGCCGGCACTCCGGGGTGCACCCGGCAAGCGTGCAGTATCCGGGATGCCCGGGAGGCATTGGCCGGCCTGGGTCTGGCCGTGGTGGGCATCAGCCCCGATCAGCCGGCCAAACAGAAAAAGTTCGACGACAAGTACGGGCTGGCCTTTCCGCTCCTGGCGGACCCGGACCATCGGGTGGCCGAGGCCTACGGCGTCTGGGGCGAAAAGACCATGTACGGCAAAAAATCTATGGGTATTATCCGCTCGTCGTTTTTGATCAACGCGGAAGGCAAGATTGTGCAGGCCTGGTACGGGGTTAAGCCGGAGGACACAGTTCCCAAGGCCCAAAAGGCCCTGGCGGGTA